The stretch of DNA ATCACCACAATAACCTTTGAGAGGAGTACTTTATCCATGTCTCATTTTAACACAGATAAATTAGATTTAGCCACTATCTTAAAAATCTCCATGCAGGATCTCCTAAAGGAGAAAATAGAAACTATCTTGCGTGAGGAAATCAAGAGTGTACTAGAGAACGAACCTGTCGGAGAAGGAAATTCGCGTAACGGATACTATCCGAGGACTCTCGACACCATGTATGGCCGCGTTGAAGATTTGGCTGTTCCCCGTGATCGTAAGGGAGAGTTCACAACTAATATGTTTGAGCCTTATCAGAGGCGAATGGTTGCAGTAGATGAGCTCGTTGTTCAACTTTATCAACACGGGGTTGGAGTCCGTCAGGTAGGGAGCATCTTGAAAAACTTGCTTGGGGAACAATATTCCCCTGGCACCATATCGAATATCACATCTGCCGTGATGGAGGATGTGATTGAATGGCAGAACCGCCCTTTAAAGGAGCGCTATTGTGCTTTATTTCTTGATGCTTTATTTGTAAAGATTCGTAGAGATACAGTAGCCAAAGAAGCTGTCTATATTGTTCTAGGAATTACTCCGGAAGGCCACAGGGAAATCCTTGGTTTTTATGTAGGAGGAATAGAATCTTCAAATGGTTGGAAGGAAATCCTCCAGGACCTGCGCAACAGAGGAGTACAGGAAGTACTGCTAGGCGTTTTTGACGGACTGACTGGTCTCGAAGAGGCATTTCGTTCCATCTTTCCAAAAGCTGATGTTCAACGTTGTGTAATACACAAGGTCCGTTCCACTATGAATAAAGCACGTAAGAAGGATCAAGCTGAGCTAAGTACTGATTTTAAAAAAGTCTATACATCAAGCACATACGAAGAAGCTGAGAAAGCGTTCGGAGAGCTCAGGGAGAAATGGAAAAAGCGCTACAGTCGAGAAATAGCTTCTTGGGAAGAAGACCTTCCAGTACTCTTAACCTTTTTACGCTACCCTGAGGATGTCCAAAAGTACATCTACACTACAAATCTTATTGAGCGTACCATTAAGGAAATCCGCAAGAGGTTAAAAACCATGAATAGCCTGCCTAACATTGAAGCAGCTGAAAAGATTACGTACCTGACCTCTATCGACTATAACGAGCGCTGGTCAAGAAGAAAACTAAGTGGATTCGGCCTAGCTCATGATCAAATATTAAAAATGTTTGAGGAGCGGTATCCCAAAGCCTAAAAGTGGAGGATTCAGGCAGCCGCGGCTGCCTGAATCCTCCACTAACAAAGACATATAACTCATTGAGTACAAATGCTTACACATAATTATTGACAGTACCTTCTTATTTGCGGTAACCCAATTTTATTTGCGATACCCACCTTCTTATTTGCGGTAAACCAATTTTATTTGCGGTAGCGCCATTTTATTTGCGATTCGATCCTCCCGCCTTATTTACGGTAGCCCACTCCTATTACCGATCGTCACCCCTCTATCAGTACTGTCAAAAAATCATCATACTCAGTGAGCTTCTATTACCGGAGGACACCGTTTTTACCATTTTCATAGTTTGCTAGATTTTTAACTATACGCTTGTCTTTCCTTTTGAATAGATTGGAATAGGGAGGTGAGAAAGAATGGGAATTGCTGCGAAAAGAAGAGCGAAACAACGTCTTGTGAGAGAGGCTTTGCGTCGTGCAGGTATTACCGTTACGGCTGAGGATGACTGCGTTCAAGTTTGTGGTCCGCTTGGCTGTGTAGAGTTTTGCTTTGGAGAAGAAGAAAATAACGACTAATTGCTCGTATCGTCGAAGTGGGGTGAGAAAATTTTTCCTTCCCCGCTTCTTTTTTGTTCTATTTTGCGAACATTTTTGTAAAATTTAACGTAGTCAAAAAGATGGAGGTGAAAAGTATGACATTCTATACGTTTTTATTAGTGCTTCATATTGTGGCGGCGGTCGTCGGATTAGGTGCGACGTTTGCGATGCCTGCACTTATGAGTACAGTGAGGACTGTTTCACATGCGAGGTTTGCTTTAAACGTATCAGAAAAAATTGAAAAGTTCGCGAAAACCGGAAGTCTTACTCTATTAGTTACGGGAATCGTTATGGCAATTATTCATCCATATTTATTTAAAGAGATTTGGTACATCGCGTCTCTCGTCATTTATGTTGGGGTTCAACCGATAGCGGCTGGGATGTTGCCGAAGAAGGCGAAACTTCAAATGGAAGCGCTGGAAGGAGTTAGTGGCGATGATCTTCCAGAGCAATATTTACGTCTTGCGAAAGAATCTGCTCCGTTAAACAATATTTTACACGTTGCTGCTATTGTTTTAATTGTATTAATGACGGTTAAACCATTTTAAAAACGCAGGGGATTCGCTCCCTGCGTCCGACATCTTATTTTTCAATAATAAAACCAATTTTCCCTAATTGTTCTGCCTTGTTGATGCGGTCGAACGCTGCTTCGAATTCGTCCAACGTGTACATCGTATCAACAACTGGCTTTATATTGTTCGTAGAAATAAACTCTAGCATTTGTTCAAGCTCTTCTCCACTTCCCATCGTCGAGCCTAATAGGTTGTATTGCCCGTAAAAGAATGAGCGTAAGTCAAACTGGAACGTGTCGCCAGTAGACGAACCGAACGTTACGATTGTGCCGCCTTTTTTCAACTGTGCGAGCGATTTATTAAATGTTGCCGCTCCGACACATTCAATGACGAGGTCCATTTTCACACCATTAAGGGCTGCTTCCCAATCTTCTGCTGCGCTATCAATCGCTACATCCGCCCCAAGCTCGAGTGCTTTTTGTCGTTTCACTTCTGAACGCGACGTTACATAAACTGTCGCTCCAACCGCTTTTGCGAATTGTAAAAGAAACGTTGCTACGCCGCTTCCGATCCCAGGAATAAACACGTTCATTCCTTGCTTCACTTGCCCTCGTGTGAATAGGGCACGATACGCTGTAAGTGCTGCTAGTGACAGTACGCCTGCCTCATTCCAATTTAAATGGCTTGGCTTCGGTAACACATTTTCGGCCGGAACGATAATATAGTTTGCAAATGTCCCGTGAAAAGGAAGTCCAACAATTTCAAAGCCTTCTGGTGGCGCGGGTGTATTTTCTTTCCAACCTAGTCCTGGATTGATGATTACTTCCGCTCCGACGTGTACATCTTCCACCCCAGGTCCAACCTCGTCCACAATTCCCGCTCCGTCTGAACCGAGAATTAATGGGCCATCTTCTAGTTTATGGCGATTCGGTACAAAAAGATCACGGTGATTAAGCCCAGCTGTTTTCAACTTCACTCTTACTTCACCCTCTGCTGGGGTCGGAACATCCATGTTCGTTAACGTTAACCCATCTAACCCAATTTTTTCTGCATGCACTACTGCTTTCATTTCCATTCACCTCTAGTTAAATAACAGTCTACTCATACACTTCTATGTTCGATTATAAATTCCTGCTTCTGTTTTAACGTGAGGAACATCCACAATTCTAATTCACCTGGATATCTTCTACTACTTCCTCTACTTCTGCCCGCGTGATTTTTTCTCGTCCATCTTTCATCGCTTTTAATGTTTTATGAGCTAGAGCGAGTGGTAGTCGGCAAAATAGTATAATACTTCGCTTATTGAGCGATTTCATGTATTCGTCCGCTTTCGCTAAGTTTTCTTCTGCATATTTAAACAGCTCGGTGCGTGTCCATCCTTCAGGTACAAAACTAACACCGCGTTCCTTTAAATCTTCCTTTTCATTGCGCAAAATATTGACAGCTTGAAGGCCACGGCCATACCCAATTGCAAGCTCATGGTCTGTTTTTACACCAGCACAAACTTCCCATAATTTCGATAATAAAACTCCAACTAGTCCTGCAACATAATATGTATAGTCGTCTAAATCTTCACGTGTTCGGATTTGCCAGTTTGCTTTCGCCCATTTCGCCATACCGTATGCCATTTCACTAGAAGATTCCATCACAAATGGCAGCGTACTTTTCGGACACGCTTCTACCCAGTCACCTAAACGAAGGGTCACTTCCGGCATCTTATCTTCAATTGGCTCAATAATTTGTAGGTACTTTTCTTCACTGAACGGCTGTTTAAATAATTCACTTACTTGCATTAAAATGGTATGTTTTACATCATTGTCTATTTCATCATGATCTTCTATTTCATCAATTGCGCGTAATACTAAGTAAGCAGATGCTACTGTATGTTTTAATTCATTTTGTAAAAAGGTAATCGGAATATAAAACGTACGACTTGTTTCTTTTAAAACACGTAAAGCAGCTTTCGGGAATTTTTCATTCGTTTTACTCATTTCCTTCCTCCTCTAAGCAGTTATCTTATCAACAAATGTTGCGAACCATTCGTATTTTATTACACTATTTTAAATCTTTTTCTAACTATTTTTCCAACGATAAGTACTACTTCCTTTACGATTTCGGCTTTCCTTTACTCCATAGTTCATAAAACATCATCCCTAACGTAAGGCCGAACGGAATCGCAATATTGCCGTAGCCTCCGCCTTTGTTTGGCATTTCGATGAATAAGCCTAGCACATATAGAACGGCCGTTAGTAGGACAAAATATAGTGCCCACTTGCCAACAATTTTCGCTTTTTCCTTCCCAGATATGCTTTTTAGCTTTACGGCTGTTGAAATGATGAAATATATAATTACGATAAAAATATAAATTAAAAAACCGATAACGAACGGAAACGCTAGTGGGTGTTGTGAATCTGTATATACGAGAATGAGCGTTATAATAAAACTAATCATTCCTATTCCAATAATACTTGCGTGTAGCTTATTCATATTATCTTCCTTTTCTATAGTTGACTTGAAGTCTATTTTACTTCGCTTCCTTCTAATTGTACAATGCTCATTTATTTTCGTTTTTTCTGCACCGCTAGTATCGCTTGTTGGGCTAATTTTTTTATATTTTTGTTTTTGTCACCTGTTAGTTCGGTTAAAATTTCCTCTACGAACTTTATGTCGTTTTGTAGTTTCTGTCGCTCTCCTGTCACAATGTAATAGAGGATAACCGTCATATTATAGCGTACACGGGCATCACGATAACTTTTTATTTTTGTAATAAAATATTGGATTGTCTCATCGTCTCCATGCTCGGCAACGTCTAAAAAGAGCGAATCTACTTCATCCGCTGTCCCTTCTTCGATTACGTTATCAATCGTAGTTTTGTAAGTTTGTATACTTTTGGAAGTGGAGAGCTCGTTAGTAGTAGCAGGCAAAATCTCTTCTTCGTCTTCCTCACTTCTAACATGTAGCCCTTGTACAAACTGTTCGAAGTTCGCGGCGATTTGGAAGTCGTCGTTTTCATCAACATCTATATACACAACTGGTGGATTACTCTTCGTATTTCGATAGTCTAAGCAAACGAACGATGGTGGATTCATTGAAATAATGACAACATCACGTCGTAATCCCCACTCTTGTAAAAAGTAATCTGTGTCACCGATACTATTCTCCCCTAGTCCAATGCCAATCAAACTATCTACCTCAATGACACGATTTCCCCAAGCAGTCGGTTTTGGGCTCGGGTGGCAGTTTTTTTCTAAATAAAAGCCGTTTTTTTGTTTCATTAGCTCGATGTAGCTTTTAGGCAGTTTAATATTGAGCTTTTTCTCAACAGCTCCAACGGTTTGCTCCGTGAATGGAGGCAAATGGCTTTCTTCGTCCCGATACCAAATTGTACTCATCGTATTCTCCTTTAAAAAAATAGTAAAAGCATGCCAGCAAAAGCTCCGTACATTATCATAATGGATGCAAAAATAAGGATGAATGCATTATTTCCACTGTTCGTTGTATTCTGTTTCGGTACGTAGTTATCAATTTTTCGCACTCTAAAAAATTGTAAGATGTTTAAAATAACGAAAAGGATGAAGAAACTCGCCAAAATTTCCTTTTCTAAGGTTAATGGTTCTTGAAAAGGTGGAACGATGGATGATTGTAACAAAAATAGTCCGGCCGTAAAAAAGTTCCCAACGATGGCCTTTTTTTGTTCCTGATCCCAATCATCTCCCATTATTCCTCTCTCGAATTTCCGTACCGTCGTAAATATCGGGATAATAGATACTGTTTTATCCCTTTGCAGTAATCTTACGGTCGAATGGATGATAAGGATGATGGCAGTGACAATAAACGTATGTTTTAATGAATTCGTGTTCAACCATATAATATTCGTTAATACAAACAGGCCGAAAAGAAATATATATAGCGCATTTAACGTTAGCAGCTCGATTAACCTCATTCTTTTTACTTCTAGTTGTTCTTCCATATGCGACCTCCGTTTTTGGATGTAATTTGGTGAATTCACATCTCTAATGTGAGCATTTAATCCCACTTGTACATTGGGATCCAAATTATCTATTACAAAACAGTTTATTCTACATATAATTTCTTTTTCCTCCTGATTCATAAAGTAGGTAAACGTATTTTTTGTAGGGATGAGGAAAATTCGGTATAATGATACTAGATACGATACTATAATAAAAAGAGGTGTGAACTTGGCTAGTGTTGAAAAAATGAAAAATCAACCGAGTGGAATACGATATGCCGAGGTTACCAAAGTATTGAATCATTATGGATATATACTAGTAAGAAAAAGAGGATCTCATAGGCATTTTCGAAATGACGCGGGAGATTTGGTTGTTATTAAAGAAGATAATCCCTTGAAGATTTCTTACATAGAAGACATTCTAAGTAGATTGAATGAATTTTAAGGAGTGGTTGAATATGTCAAATATAAAACCTAAAAATATAGATTATTATATGTCACTAGATTACACAGTTGTTATTAACAAGGTACATGAAGAAAGTTTGTCTTATTACTATGGAAAAATAGCTGAATTAGATGGTTGTCATACAACTGCAGATTCTGTAGAAGAGTTAATAAAGGACTTAGAAGAGGTAAAGAGGGATTACATCGAGATAAAGTTAGAATTCGGGGACCCAATACCAGAGCCTAATGAAATGCCGAGTGGAAAGATTGTACTTAGAATGCCAAAAACGTTGCACTGGAGGTTAGCTGGTGAAGCGAAACAGGAAGGTGTTTCATTAAATCAATATATGATATATAAGTTGAGTCAATCTATTAGCAACGATTAAACTGTTTATAGCACATGAAAAGTGAGCCACTTCGCAACTTAAAACTGAGCCACTCATAGTTTGTGAATATATCATCCACCAGATCTCAGTTGGCTTTACATGGAGAGGCGGGCATGATACATTTGTTTGTTTGCGAAAATCCTTTACAATCGCAGGCTTTCGCAGGTAAGTCATGCCCGTAGAGGCTCCATGTCAAGCCATAATACTATCAATAATAACCTACTAAAGTTTGTGAAAATAACTAAAACCAGATGGCTCAATTATTGTTGCGAAGTGGTTCAAATTTTAATTGCGAAATACATAAACGATTTCCTATCTCTCCCTTTCTAAAAAAGGTATTTACCATATTCCAACGAATATATTTAACTAATGACTTTTCACAAGGGGGAAGAGGATGAAGGCGAGTTTGACGTATAAAAAGGTAAGTGAAGATTCAGTCGATCTACTATTTACGGTGACGAACACGACAGACGAGGAGCAAATTATTACATTTCGAAGTGGGCAACGTTATGATTACGTGTTATATAAGGATGGTCAACTAATTGAACGCTTTTCAGAAGGGAAAATGTTCATTATGATTTATGAGGAGCTGCCAATTACACCTGGGGAGTCAATGGATTTTCTCATACCGCTTCAAAACTTAGAGCCGGGTAATTACAAAGTGAAGGTGTGGCTTGCAGACCGCGATTGGCCAACATTGCGGGAGTCGGTGGAGTTTACGATTTAAAGGGCAGCGTTCAATCTGCCCTTTTTCAATGCCTAATATAGTAATAAAACCATCTCACTATCGGAATAACTAGTACATAGAAAAGAAACGAAAGCCATATTGGCCAGCCTGTATAGTTTAAATAGCCAAAATGGACGGTTGTCCACTCAAAAAAGGTAGAAAATAGTGCCCAGAAAAGCCAATATGGGATGAAACGTGAAAACTTTTCTGGCATAAAGTTTAGATAAGGAATACCGAATAATGGAGCCGTTACTAGCTTCATTGTTAAAACCGCTCCACTTAACACATTCGACTCACCAAAGTAATATAGGTGAAAAACTTTATCAAAGTATAGGTCCACGACAATTTCTACGTAAGAAATAATAAGCCACATGACGTATGTCTCGACGGTCCATTCTTTTCGGCATTAACCAATTAACGATAGCCATGATGATAATTACAATTGTCATATATAGCATTAACGCTCAGTCCATTTGCAAGTAGATTTTATTTTAGTTTTCGAAATAAAACCGGTAATTATGCAGAGACTGTATGCTGTATTTTACTTTAGGATGTTTATTATATCTTCTTTTGTTTGAATCGTTTTACTAATGAGGGTAAACCCTTGCGCATCGTGGTCAGCAATGAGCATTTTCAGATTTTCCTCCATCGTCGTGTAGGCATAGCCATTTTTATAGGTGAGTGACTCATGCTGTGTTACGAGCCACATCATATTTTGACTAGCTAAATGAAACCAATCTGAAAAAACGTTTTGTAGTGTTTCTGAGTTCGCTATTTTTACAGTGTAACTCGGTACGTTGGCGTTATATGTTTTATTCGCGTGCATTGTGAGCACTTTTCTTCCCGAAAGCTGACACGTTATTTCATATGTCTCCTTTTTTGACAACGTCTCTTCGATTTCGTCGTCATAGCCTTCAAAATGGACGTAATACGGATAGGTGAAGAGCTTTTCGGCTGTTCGTTGCATTAGCTTGCTCGTTTCCGCGACATACTCTTCTGCTTCTGGCCAAATGGAAAAAGCTTCGTACTTCCCATCTATCTCGACCCAGTCCTGTTCATTTGTTGTATGGTGGTGGATGCTATATGTCACTTATTACACATCCTTTCTAGCCCGCTTTTCTTTACCATTTAAAAAATAATAATAACCGTTCGTAATAATTAAAGCTGTCCAAAAAAGGATGAGGGAGTTAAAGACGCTTTTATCCATAAAAATCATAAAAATGGTGTCTATGAAAAGCAGGATTAGCAGTACATAAAAGCCTAGAAAAACAGCTTTTCTCCAGTTCGATGTTTCTGATTTTGTCATAGATTTGAAGAGCATTATTTTTTCCTCTCTAGTAAATCGTCTAATTTTTCTTCTACCCTTTTTAATCGTTCATTTCTTTTTTTCATGAAGATAAAAAGCCCGGCAATAATCGTAACTGGAATAACAAAAACTACGAGAATTACTATTAATTGAAAAATGCTATCTCCTACTGTTAGTCCCCCGGCTGATAATAAATACATAACATGTCTCTCCTTTTATTCTGTGCTTACTCGTCTATTTTTTAAAGAATAAATCATTCTTCCTAGCCCCATACAAACAGTCATCGTGAAAATCGTTACAATATAGCCGATTTGCCAGTTCGTAGGGCTTTGGATAATCATATAAAAGATGACCGCAGTCACGGCTAAACCAATAATAAATAACGGAATTCGTAGCACTGGCTTGTACTGTTGGACGAGAACGATATCGCTTGATAGAAAAATATTACTGATGACTAAATACGTCGCCGCTTCCACTAAGTGAAACAACGCGAATGAATAGATGAAAAAGTAAAGAAGAGTGTGTGAAAAATCCATCGAAAGCAAGATGAAAGAAAGTGGTAAACCAAAGATGAGATTCGTCGCGATTCCCGCAATTCCGATGTTATATAATTTTTTCAAGGTTAACGTTTGTGCTTTTTCTATATCAATAGGATTAGCATTAGAAAAAAACAAGTAAAACGGCACGTGCACTTTGAAAGGATTCCCTTTCGCCCCATACTTCGAGTACATAATGCCATGACCTACTTCGTGCAGCCAAATTACTGCATACAGTGCTAAATACCCAACAACAACATACAATAGAAACATCCCCCAAATTTATTTTCTATTGTATTTCGACAAAATCCTTCCATTTCCTTCTAAAAATAAAAAATGAGGTCGTTCTATTTAGAAGCAACCTCGTTTATGAACAGCATGCTGCTACTTTGAGTGAATCTTTCTTTTTGATCCAAATCTCCCCATCCCTTATTTCGTACTTAATTCTTGCCTGATCTAACCTCTCTACTTGATTGTTCGAATGATCGGCCCAGTACATATATTGTTCATCTTCCTGTGAGTTACATCCAGCTAGAACGAAAAGTAGGAGTGATATTATTACTATTTTCATAAAGTTAATTGATATTGTATTAATTGGCTTTCCTCTCCTAAGTAGACTTCTTTGCCAGTTCTACTAATTTCTTTGAACCGTAATTTCTCCAGCATTTTCCGCGAGCGGACATTTCCTTCATGCGTTTCTGCGTCGAACATCGTAATCCCTAGCTTTTCTGAAGCAAATTTGATCATAAGTAATGCCGCACGGTAGCCAAGACCTTTTCCCCATAGCGTGCTATCACCAATTGCGATTCCTAGTTCAGCGCTATTTTCTTTTATGCAAGCTACATCTACATATCCTATTAATTTGGCTTCATATTCGATGCCCATTCGAAGAAAAGTATCTGACGTGTTCTGAACACAATTTGACCACCATTGAAAGAGTTCTTTATCCTCTTGATTGAGCTGCCAGCCGTTTGCCTTACAAAACGTCGCGTCTTTGCTCCACTTGTGGACGTCGGGGAAATCATCCATTGCAATTTGTCTAAGTTTTATAGACTTCATCTTGAGAATCTTCCTTTAAAGAAACATCGCCGAAAGCTTAATCCCAACAGGAATCATTGCCCAAAGGAGAAAATTCAACGCCACGATGGCTACGTAAGAATTGTTTTCAATTTTGTTTTTGTAAAAATACATTAAGACAAAAAACGCAGCAACGAGCCAAACCGGAATAAGCAGAAAGAACTGTGGTGCCACATACGTTTTATCTGTATAGTTTTCACTGATTGCTCCTCCGGCAAAAAAGAAGGCAACTAGCAGCATGAAAAGACCACAAACAATTGCATTACCGTTTATTAAAAATGATTTCAATTTTCAGGACCATCCTCTCTGTTTTTTTACATTGTATTCAGTAAATAGTTTACATATTTTTCTTTTTCCATTCTTCCTTTAAAATCGCGTAATAATACTCATCCCACCAGCCATCTCCATGAGGAATACATTTTTTAAAGAAGCCTTCCTTCCTCATCCCGATTTTTTCCATCACACGGTAAGAGCCAATATTTTCCGGCTGACAGGTAGCGATAATTCGATGCAGCTGAAGTTGCTCGAAACCGTACTGTAAAGTTGCGAGTGCCGCTTCCGACGCATACCCTTTA from Sutcliffiella cohnii encodes:
- a CDS encoding IS256 family transposase — encoded protein: MSHFNTDKLDLATILKISMQDLLKEKIETILREEIKSVLENEPVGEGNSRNGYYPRTLDTMYGRVEDLAVPRDRKGEFTTNMFEPYQRRMVAVDELVVQLYQHGVGVRQVGSILKNLLGEQYSPGTISNITSAVMEDVIEWQNRPLKERYCALFLDALFVKIRRDTVAKEAVYIVLGITPEGHREILGFYVGGIESSNGWKEILQDLRNRGVQEVLLGVFDGLTGLEEAFRSIFPKADVQRCVIHKVRSTMNKARKKDQAELSTDFKKVYTSSTYEEAEKAFGELREKWKKRYSREIASWEEDLPVLLTFLRYPEDVQKYIYTTNLIERTIKEIRKRLKTMNSLPNIEAAEKITYLTSIDYNERWSRRKLSGFGLAHDQILKMFEERYPKA
- a CDS encoding DUF2269 family protein, with the protein product MTFYTFLLVLHIVAAVVGLGATFAMPALMSTVRTVSHARFALNVSEKIEKFAKTGSLTLLVTGIVMAIIHPYLFKEIWYIASLVIYVGVQPIAAGMLPKKAKLQMEALEGVSGDDLPEQYLRLAKESAPLNNILHVAAIVLIVLMTVKPF
- a CDS encoding zinc-binding dehydrogenase; this translates as MKAVVHAEKIGLDGLTLTNMDVPTPAEGEVRVKLKTAGLNHRDLFVPNRHKLEDGPLILGSDGAGIVDEVGPGVEDVHVGAEVIINPGLGWKENTPAPPEGFEIVGLPFHGTFANYIIVPAENVLPKPSHLNWNEAGVLSLAALTAYRALFTRGQVKQGMNVFIPGIGSGVATFLLQFAKAVGATVYVTSRSEVKRQKALELGADVAIDSAAEDWEAALNGVKMDLVIECVGAATFNKSLAQLKKGGTIVTFGSSTGDTFQFDLRSFFYGQYNLLGSTMGSGEELEQMLEFISTNNIKPVVDTMYTLDEFEAAFDRINKAEQLGKIGFIIEK
- a CDS encoding squalene/phytoene synthase family protein, which translates into the protein MSKTNEKFPKAALRVLKETSRTFYIPITFLQNELKHTVASAYLVLRAIDEIEDHDEIDNDVKHTILMQVSELFKQPFSEEKYLQIIEPIEDKMPEVTLRLGDWVEACPKSTLPFVMESSSEMAYGMAKWAKANWQIRTREDLDDYTYYVAGLVGVLLSKLWEVCAGVKTDHELAIGYGRGLQAVNILRNEKEDLKERGVSFVPEGWTRTELFKYAEENLAKADEYMKSLNKRSIILFCRLPLALAHKTLKAMKDGREKITRAEVEEVVEDIQVN
- a CDS encoding SMI1/KNR4 family protein gives rise to the protein MSTIWYRDEESHLPPFTEQTVGAVEKKLNIKLPKSYIELMKQKNGFYLEKNCHPSPKPTAWGNRVIEVDSLIGIGLGENSIGDTDYFLQEWGLRRDVVIISMNPPSFVCLDYRNTKSNPPVVYIDVDENDDFQIAANFEQFVQGLHVRSEEDEEEILPATTNELSTSKSIQTYKTTIDNVIEEGTADEVDSLFLDVAEHGDDETIQYFITKIKSYRDARVRYNMTVILYYIVTGERQKLQNDIKFVEEILTELTGDKNKNIKKLAQQAILAVQKKRK
- a CDS encoding type II toxin-antitoxin system HicA family toxin; amino-acid sequence: MKNQPSGIRYAEVTKVLNHYGYILVRKRGSHRHFRNDAGDLVVIKEDNPLKISYIEDILSRLNEF
- a CDS encoding type II toxin-antitoxin system HicB family antitoxin — protein: MSNIKPKNIDYYMSLDYTVVINKVHEESLSYYYGKIAELDGCHTTADSVEELIKDLEEVKRDYIEIKLEFGDPIPEPNEMPSGKIVLRMPKTLHWRLAGEAKQEGVSLNQYMIYKLSQSISND
- a CDS encoding BsuPI-related putative proteinase inhibitor — encoded protein: MKASLTYKKVSEDSVDLLFTVTNTTDEEQIITFRSGQRYDYVLYKDGQLIERFSEGKMFIMIYEELPITPGESMDFLIPLQNLEPGNYKVKVWLADRDWPTLRESVEFTI
- a CDS encoding GNAT family N-acetyltransferase — protein: MKSIKLRQIAMDDFPDVHKWSKDATFCKANGWQLNQEDKELFQWWSNCVQNTSDTFLRMGIEYEAKLIGYVDVACIKENSAELGIAIGDSTLWGKGLGYRAALLMIKFASEKLGITMFDAETHEGNVRSRKMLEKLRFKEISRTGKEVYLGEESQLIQYQLTL